The Pelosinus sp. IPA-1 genome includes the window TATTAAGGCTTCAGCCGATGGAACGAATACAGAAATCAATCAACTCCACTGCCAAGTTAATGAAATATTGGGTATTACACAAACTTTATCAGCAGGTATACAACAAACTGCCACAGCGGCTGAGGAAATGAATGCAACATCTTCTAAAATTGAAAAATCATTGACAGGATTTGTTAGGCGATCGGCAGAAGGTTCTTTAAGTACAAATGTGATTAGTGCTAAAGCAAGTCAACTAGGGCAATTAGCAGAAGAATCTCACGATGAAGCCAATCATATTTATTCAAGTACGAATGTGAAACTAAGAAACGCTATTGAAAGTGCGAAAACAGTTGATCACATTGATGTCCTCTCAAATTCAATTTTAGCGATTACTGAACAAACTTCCTTGTTGTCTTTGAATGCTGCTATTGAGGCAGCAAGGGCGGGTGAACAGGGAAAGGGGTTTGCTGTTGTTGCTGACGAGATTAGAAAACTAGCCGAAAGTTCCAAGAAGTCTGTCACAGAAATTCAAGATGTGACAAAAACTGTAGTTGAAGCTGTCAAAAATTTAGTCGATAGTTCTGAACAAGTATTGGGTTTTATTGATAAAAGAGTAGTAAAAGATTATGAAAATCAAATTGAAACTACGAAAAATTATACCAATGATGCGCAATACTTTAATAATATTGTCACAGAGTTTCAAAATAGTTCAGAAAATATTTTGAAATCTGTTCAAAACATGGTTACAGCAATTGATGAAATTTCTTTATCAGCCAACGAAGGTGCTGCAGGATCCCGGACTATTGCGAGTAAGACTTTAATTATCGCGGATAAAGTAAACAGTATTATTAAGCAAGCCGAGGAAGAACGGGTTAGTTCAGAGAAACTGCTATCGGTTGTGAATAAGTTTAAAATATAGTTAACCTTTTGGGGATTAGAATAATATTGGTAATGATAAAGGGAATGGAATTACTCTATTAAATAAAGAGTGGTTCCATTCTTTCATATATAAATATTTAACCATTCCTGTATGTATACTAATTTTTCAATGAGGCATAAATTTTTACCCACCCTTCAGCCTATGGAATTTTAGTAGATATCGGTTGCCGTACTAAATGTACCTTGTATAAAGAATGAACGGTATAAAGTAGAGGTATGTTGACAAAGGTAAATATACAGTATATGATTAAAAATTAATATAATCATGTACTGTAACTTTATATATAACATAGCTTCACTAAATCAATTGGAGAGTTGGAGGAGAACATGAACATAATACGGACACTAAAGGCATTAAGCGATGAAACTAGATTAAGAATTATAAATTTGTTATGGGTTGAAAATTTGTGCGTTTGTGAGATTGAAGCCATTCTGCAAAGCAGTCAGTCCAACGTATCTAGGCATTTGGCGAAACTTCGCGATGCAGGAATTATCTATAGCGAAAAAAAGTCTCAGTGGGTGTATTACGGCATGAGTAATGAAGCTATAAAACACTACGCCTTTATAAAGACATTATTAGATGAAGATGTTGCCCAATATCCTCAATATAAAGAAGATATAGCAAAACTGAGGATCTACCGAGAGCAAAATATTACCTGCGCTTCTTTGGAAGATTCGCATTAAGGTTTCTTTGTTCTTTAGAATGAAAATATACCCTTTCCTAACATTTCTGGCGGTTACAAAGAATTTAAAATGGAAGATCAGTAAGAAATATACAGGCTTGTATATTTCTTAATAAAGTGCTATCATATGTGTGAAGACGATTTAACTGAAAACTTAATAAATAGAGATAGGTGCCCTAAGGGGCTTAATAGGGAAGTCCGGTTTCATGCCGGCGCGGTCCCGCCACTGTAATGAGGAGCGAACCCAAGGTATACCACTGAGACGAAAGTTTTGGGAAGGTTTGGGTAAGCAATGATCCAGAGCCAGGAGAACTGCCTATTTGATAATCACCGTTTTACCCACGAGCGATGGGGAGGGGATTAAGTGCACACCAAGGTTGTATTGTACTTATTTCCCGGCGTATATAGTGCCGGGATTTTTATTAGATATAACTAGATGTTCTTAATGTTCTC containing:
- a CDS encoding methyl-accepting chemotaxis protein; this translates as MKNIKITVAFLILAILSIIAVISISLFGIKIVNVAKQLQITMYHERYLPTSNILDVKTDYTLIRINYLKTLYEGYKPDSEKEVVNRTKLAMQKLDAAENSAENESEKRSIKELKQLLQKYQENLLQLMHIVKDGQQLSEEQKQPVFFMGQDVVNKIEEIVKYELEATETLNKQSEVLVSQSKSVFIVTSVMTILILLLFSGMIILKIKREMNAILLYFDKLAASDFSADLPSELRNSKDEIGYITEKADRMVTSIREIVQNVVVESKNIKASADGTNTEINQLHCQVNEILGITQTLSAGIQQTATAAEEMNATSSKIEKSLTGFVRRSAEGSLSTNVISAKASQLGQLAEESHDEANHIYSSTNVKLRNAIESAKTVDHIDVLSNSILAITEQTSLLSLNAAIEAARAGEQGKGFAVVADEIRKLAESSKKSVTEIQDVTKTVVEAVKNLVDSSEQVLGFIDKRVVKDYENQIETTKNYTNDAQYFNNIVTEFQNSSENILKSVQNMVTAIDEISLSANEGAAGSRTIASKTLIIADKVNSIIKQAEEERVSSEKLLSVVNKFKI
- a CDS encoding metalloregulator ArsR/SmtB family transcription factor, producing MNIIRTLKALSDETRLRIINLLWVENLCVCEIEAILQSSQSNVSRHLAKLRDAGIIYSEKKSQWVYYGMSNEAIKHYAFIKTLLDEDVAQYPQYKEDIAKLRIYREQNITCASLEDSH